A genomic window from Terrisporobacter glycolicus ATCC 14880 = DSM 1288 includes:
- a CDS encoding DUF503 domain-containing protein: MKILVIKVDLRAPYVHSLKEKRMIVKSIISKLQNKFNISIREVENQDLHQRISIGMIKLDLNSKDSDQSKEKIINFIEENCDAEIIDIESEIINY; encoded by the coding sequence ATGAAAATACTAGTTATTAAAGTTGATTTAAGGGCACCTTATGTACACTCTTTAAAAGAGAAGAGAATGATTGTGAAAAGTATAATAAGCAAATTACAAAACAAGTTTAATATTAGTATAAGAGAAGTTGAAAATCAAGATTTACATCAAAGAATAAGTATTGGTATGATAAAGCTTGATTTAAACAGTAAGGACAGTGATCAATCAAAGGAAAAAATTATAAATTTTATTGAAGAAAACTGTGATGCCGAAATAATTGATATAGAAAGTGAAATTATTAATTATTAA
- a CDS encoding YlbF family regulator → MSVYDTATKLASEIKNSKEYKDFVDNMKVMKSDKNNEILLSEYKKTGYNLQYATMNNKKIDKKTMRKMEEIQNKIRYNEKIYNYILAEEKFNKMMDNINKIIAQAIKEDYK, encoded by the coding sequence ATGAGTGTATATGATACAGCTACAAAGTTGGCTAGTGAAATAAAAAATAGTAAAGAGTATAAAGATTTTGTAGACAATATGAAAGTAATGAAAAGTGATAAAAATAATGAAATCTTATTAAGTGAATATAAAAAAACAGGATACAATCTTCAATATGCTACTATGAATAATAAAAAAATAGATAAAAAAACCATGAGAAAAATGGAAGAAATTCAGAATAAAATAAGATATAATGAAAAAATATATAACTATATATTAGCTGAAGAAAAATTTAATAAAATGATGGATAATATAAATAAAATAATAGCACAGGCAATAAAAGAAGATTATAAATAG
- a CDS encoding ribonuclease J, with product MQLFKKSTNKIKVMALGGLNEIGKNMTVIEYKDEIVVIDAGLSFPEDEMLGVDIVIPDITYLLKNKDKVKGIFITHGHEDHIGALPYILKKIDVPVYGTRLSIGLIEVKLKEHKLNNVKLNVVTPKQIIKLKNISVEFIKNNHSIPGSCSLAVHTEQGVIFHTGDFKIDLTPIDGDVMDIHRICELGSAGVLLMLADSTNVEKPGFTMSERTVGAGLDDLFRKANGSRIIVSTFASNIHRLQQIINMAVKFNRKVAVSGRSMVNVIGVAKELGYLEMEDDTLVDLNDISKYDDNELVIITTGTQGEPMSALARMSSSEHKKVEIKKGDLVIISAHPIPGNEKLISKVINLLFERGARVVYNDIADIHVSGHAAQEDLKLINRMVKPKFFMPVHGEYRMLKRHAELANELGMPDQNVFVMQTGQILELDRHSAKVTATVPTGNVLVDGLGVGDVGNIVLRDRKHLSEDGLMIVVVTISKEDGKVLAGPDIISRGFVYVRESEDLMDGAKNVIKDVLTECEEKNIKEWAYLKNNIKENLKEYLYIKTKRNPMILPIIMEV from the coding sequence ATGCAATTGTTTAAGAAAAGCACCAACAAGATTAAAGTAATGGCTTTAGGTGGTCTTAACGAGATAGGCAAAAACATGACCGTAATAGAGTATAAGGATGAGATTGTTGTAATAGATGCGGGGTTAAGTTTTCCAGAAGATGAAATGTTAGGTGTTGATATAGTTATACCTGATATAACTTATTTACTAAAAAATAAGGATAAGGTAAAAGGTATATTTATAACACATGGACATGAAGATCATATAGGAGCTCTTCCATATATACTTAAAAAAATCGATGTACCTGTGTACGGAACTAGACTTAGTATTGGACTAATTGAGGTTAAATTAAAAGAACATAAACTTAATAATGTAAAATTAAATGTTGTTACTCCTAAACAAATAATTAAGCTTAAAAATATTAGTGTAGAATTTATAAAAAATAACCACAGTATACCAGGATCTTGTTCACTGGCTGTACACACAGAGCAAGGGGTTATTTTCCATACAGGAGACTTTAAGATTGATCTTACACCGATAGATGGAGATGTTATGGATATTCACAGAATATGTGAGCTTGGAAGTGCGGGAGTTCTTTTAATGTTAGCAGATAGTACAAACGTAGAAAAACCAGGATTTACTATGTCTGAAAGAACAGTAGGAGCAGGTCTTGATGATTTATTTAGAAAAGCAAATGGTAGTAGAATTATAGTATCTACTTTTGCATCAAATATTCATAGATTACAACAAATAATAAATATGGCGGTTAAATTTAATAGAAAAGTTGCTGTCTCAGGAAGATCAATGGTTAATGTAATAGGTGTTGCTAAAGAACTTGGCTATTTAGAGATGGAAGACGATACATTAGTTGACTTAAATGACATATCTAAATATGATGACAATGAATTAGTAATTATAACTACAGGAACACAGGGAGAACCAATGTCGGCTCTTGCTAGAATGTCAAGTAGCGAACATAAAAAAGTAGAAATTAAAAAGGGAGATTTAGTAATAATTTCAGCTCATCCAATACCAGGAAATGAAAAGCTAATCTCGAAAGTGATAAATCTTTTATTTGAAAGAGGAGCTAGGGTTGTTTACAACGACATAGCTGATATACACGTATCAGGTCATGCAGCCCAAGAAGATTTAAAACTTATAAATAGAATGGTTAAGCCAAAATTCTTTATGCCAGTTCATGGAGAATATAGAATGTTAAAACGTCATGCAGAATTAGCTAATGAGCTTGGTATGCCAGATCAAAATGTATTTGTAATGCAAACTGGTCAAATTTTAGAATTAGATAGACATTCTGCAAAAGTTACTGCTACAGTACCGACAGGAAATGTGCTTGTCGATGGGCTTGGAGTAGGAGATGTAGGAAACATAGTTCTAAGAGATAGAAAACATTTATCTGAAGATGGACTCATGATAGTAGTTGTCACTATATCTAAAGAAGATGGTAAAGTACTTGCTGGTCCAGACATTATATCTAGAGGATTTGTTTATGTTAGGGAATCAGAAGATTTAATGGATGGGGCTAAGAATGTAATAAAAGATGTTTTAACTGAATGTGAAGAAAAGAATATAAAAGAATGGGCATATTTAAAAAATAATATTAAAGAAAACTTAAAGGAATATTTATATATAAAAACTAAGAGAAATCCAATGATATTACCAATAATCATGGAAGTATAA
- a CDS encoding Fur family transcriptional regulator — protein sequence MCNTMENLKSKLKESGLKITPQRRAIINILLDNENRHLSSEEIYDLVRENCPEIGLATVYRTMQLLDEIGVISKLNLDDGCIRYEINLNKSETHNHHHLICKKCGKIIEVEDDLMDNVENEIQSAYKFKILDHDVKFYGLCQDCNKDISSK from the coding sequence ATGTGTAATACAATGGAAAATTTAAAAAGCAAATTAAAGGAATCAGGACTAAAAATAACTCCTCAAAGAAGAGCTATAATAAATATACTTCTTGATAATGAAAACAGACATTTAAGCAGTGAAGAAATTTATGATTTAGTTAGGGAGAATTGTCCAGAAATAGGACTTGCAACAGTTTATAGAACAATGCAGTTATTAGACGAAATTGGAGTAATATCAAAATTAAACTTAGATGATGGATGTATTAGATACGAAATTAATTTAAATAAATCAGAAACTCATAATCACCACCATTTAATTTGTAAAAAATGTGGAAAAATAATTGAAGTTGAAGATGATTTAATGGACAACGTGGAAAATGAAATACAAAGTGCTTATAAGTTTAAAATATTAGACCATGATGTTAAATTTTATGGATTATGCCAGGACTGTAATAAAGATATAAGTTCTAAATAG
- a CDS encoding LCP family protein — MKKKTLISIILIIIFPVILNNSVFAKDIDSYTEKAIYNILLIGKDGIGDKSSRADAMIILTIDNKNKALKLTSIARDTLVNIPGEGYDKINHSFSYGGCKLLLKTINNNFNLDIKDYAIVDFKSFVDVINVLGGVEVNIEDREVEGLNKVIDACYGLEIKNKGNNIEYITSSGNHLLNGYQALAYCRLRKIDNCFYRDARQRKILESLAYKLSKVSVFKYPELIKILLKYVNVSVSPDKILDLAIISRDLTNYKIKQLEFPSNEYREDGRLKRNSQYVIKWEKDKNLKILHDFIYN, encoded by the coding sequence ATGAAAAAAAAGACTCTAATAAGCATAATACTTATAATAATTTTTCCCGTGATATTAAATAATAGTGTTTTTGCTAAAGACATAGATTCTTACACAGAAAAAGCAATTTATAATATATTATTAATAGGAAAAGATGGTATAGGAGATAAAAGTTCTAGAGCTGACGCTATGATTATTTTAACTATAGACAATAAAAATAAAGCCTTAAAGCTTACGTCTATAGCTAGGGATACACTAGTGAATATTCCTGGTGAAGGATATGACAAAATAAACCATTCTTTTTCATATGGAGGCTGCAAATTATTACTTAAAACAATAAATAATAATTTTAATCTTGATATAAAAGACTATGCTATTGTAGACTTTAAAAGTTTTGTGGATGTTATAAATGTACTAGGAGGAGTAGAAGTTAATATTGAGGATAGAGAAGTTGAAGGACTAAATAAAGTAATAGATGCATGTTATGGATTAGAAATTAAAAATAAGGGTAATAATATAGAATATATAACTAGTAGTGGCAATCATTTACTAAATGGATATCAAGCTTTAGCTTATTGTAGACTTAGGAAAATAGACAACTGTTTTTATAGAGACGCTAGACAACGAAAAATACTAGAAAGCTTAGCTTATAAACTATCAAAAGTATCAGTTTTTAAATATCCAGAATTGATAAAAATACTACTTAAATATGTAAATGTTAGCGTATCTCCAGATAAAATTTTAGACTTAGCAATAATATCAAGGGACTTAACTAATTATAAAATAAAACAATTGGAATTCCCTAGTAATGAATATAGAGAAGATGGAAGATTAAAACGCAATTCACAATATGTAATTAAATGGGAAAAAGACAAAAACTTAAAAATATTGCATGATTTTATATATAATTAA
- a CDS encoding DUF1292 domain-containing protein, which translates to MQDNIISLVDENGVESEFEVILTLEANDKEYAILMPVDDEDSDEALVFRIDQDEEGEMLVPLEDDKEYEIVVDVYNTLMDEEGLNDDEF; encoded by the coding sequence ATGCAAGATAATATAATAAGTTTAGTTGATGAAAATGGTGTAGAAAGCGAATTTGAAGTAATATTAACTTTAGAAGCTAATGATAAGGAATATGCTATATTAATGCCTGTTGATGACGAAGATAGCGATGAGGCTTTAGTATTTAGAATAGACCAAGATGAAGAAGGAGAAATGTTAGTTCCTTTAGAAGATGATAAAGAATATGAAATAGTTGTTGATGTTTATAATACATTAATGGACGAAGAAGGACTTAACGACGACGAATTCTAA
- the ruvX gene encoding Holliday junction resolvase RuvX translates to MLDGRIMGLDIGDKTIGVAVSDIMGLTAQGVTTIKRVGKKKDIEEIKRIISEKQVNKIVSGLPKNMNGTVGSQGEKVQKFCELLKEETNLPIEFWDERLSTVAAERSLIEGNVRRENRKKVIDMLAAVIILQGYLDLQRNF, encoded by the coding sequence ATGCTTGATGGAAGAATAATGGGCCTTGATATAGGAGATAAAACTATAGGAGTTGCAGTAAGTGACATAATGGGTTTAACTGCTCAAGGTGTAACGACTATTAAAAGAGTCGGCAAGAAAAAAGACATAGAAGAAATTAAAAGGATAATTTCAGAAAAACAAGTAAATAAAATAGTATCAGGGCTTCCTAAGAATATGAATGGTACTGTAGGATCACAAGGAGAAAAGGTTCAAAAATTCTGTGAGCTATTAAAGGAAGAAACAAATTTACCAATAGAATTTTGGGATGAAAGATTATCTACAGTAGCTGCTGAAAGGTCTTTAATTGAAGGTAATGTTAGAAGAGAAAATAGAAAAAAAGTAATAGATATGCTAGCAGCAGTAATAATATTACAAGGTTATTTAGACTTACAAAGAAATTTCTAA